A single genomic interval of Thermodesulfobacteriota bacterium harbors:
- a CDS encoding protein-L-isoaspartate(D-aspartate) O-methyltransferase, whose amino-acid sequence MKKVFLFFIIIILISIPLFAETAEEPPQLKRSRENMVSTQIKSRGISDRNVLAAMSEVPRHLFVPKRLISNAYLDCPLPIGQGQTISQPYIVALMTESLSLTGKEKVLEVGTGSGYQAAILAEIVKDVYTMEIKKKLCKKADNILKLLNFSNVYTHCGDGYFGWETMAPFDCIMITAAVDHIPPPLLKQLKNRGKLILPLGNPFSYQNLVLITKHGNDFKVKQITGVLFVPMTGYALDRN is encoded by the coding sequence ATGAAAAAAGTCTTTCTTTTTTTTATTATCATTATCTTAATATCTATACCCCTTTTTGCTGAAACTGCGGAAGAACCTCCCCAACTGAAACGATCCAGAGAAAACATGGTTTCCACCCAAATTAAATCGCGCGGAATATCTGATCGAAATGTTCTTGCCGCTATGTCGGAAGTTCCCAGACACCTTTTCGTACCCAAACGGCTTATTTCCAATGCGTACTTAGACTGCCCTCTTCCCATCGGACAGGGGCAGACTATTTCTCAACCGTACATTGTCGCTTTGATGACCGAAAGTTTAAGTTTAACAGGCAAGGAAAAAGTACTTGAAGTCGGCACAGGTTCCGGGTATCAGGCGGCCATTCTAGCTGAAATCGTAAAAGACGTTTACACCATGGAGATCAAAAAAAAGCTTTGTAAAAAAGCCGACAACATCCTTAAATTACTTAACTTTAGTAATGTTTATACCCACTGCGGCGACGGCTATTTCGGTTGGGAAACAATGGCACCCTTTGACTGTATTATGATCACTGCGGCTGTGGACCATATCCCGCCTCCTCTGCTAAAACAGCTTAAAAATCGGGGAAAACTTATCCTTCCCCTGGGAAATCCCTTTAGCTATCAAAATCTTGTTCTGATAACGAAACATGGCAATGATTTCAAGGTCAAACAAATCACCGGTGTCCTGTTTGTCCCCATGACAGGTTACGCACTGGATAGAAATTAA
- a CDS encoding polymer-forming cytoskeletal protein, with translation MFFKKKKSKEQTVLPLESTEEVNKVAYLGKDLSIKGVISGQDDIQINGKFEGDLKLKGRLDIEQSATIKGSAVAKTMYVKGRVNGRLAAVSKMFIDRTAKINGKLFTPVISVVEGAQFNGEVKMVD, from the coding sequence ATGTTTTTCAAGAAAAAGAAAAGCAAAGAACAAACAGTTTTACCTCTGGAAAGCACTGAGGAAGTAAATAAAGTAGCCTACCTGGGAAAAGACCTGAGTATAAAAGGAGTCATTTCCGGGCAGGATGATATTCAGATTAATGGCAAATTTGAAGGAGATCTGAAACTGAAAGGAAGACTGGATATAGAGCAATCAGCAACAATAAAAGGTTCTGCTGTGGCCAAAACAATGTATGTAAAAGGGAGAGTAAACGGAAGATTGGCTGCAGTCAGTAAAATGTTTATCGACCGCACGGCAAAAATTAATGGCAAATTATTTACTCCGGTAATATCCGTTGTCGAAGGTGCGCAATTTAACGGAGAGGTAAAAATGGTAGATTGA
- a CDS encoding polymer-forming cytoskeletal protein, with translation MESERITGSISLITRNMKIEGEVNGKESLTIEGDLKGSININGDLHIESTGVVEADIEANNISIQGKVTGNVTARQHLEIESSGIMNGDISARSIDIKEGSSFEGRSNMIKSS, from the coding sequence ATGGAAAGTGAACGGATAACAGGATCGATTTCTTTGATTACCAGAAATATGAAAATAGAAGGCGAAGTGAATGGCAAAGAGAGTTTAACCATCGAAGGCGATTTAAAAGGTAGCATAAATATAAATGGAGATTTGCATATTGAGAGCACAGGTGTCGTTGAAGCGGATATAGAGGCCAACAATATTAGCATCCAGGGAAAAGTGACCGGCAATGTGACCGCACGGCAGCACCTGGAAATCGAATCTTCTGGAATAATGAACGGCGATATTTCGGCTCGGTCCATTGATATTAAGGAAGGTTCTTCATTTGAGGGCCGGTCCAATATGATTAAATCTTCGTAA
- the dctP gene encoding TRAP transporter substrate-binding protein DctP: MAAATTTIKVAVVMPDGSTWTNSLRNMTGEIEKQTAGEIKFKIYAGGVSGDEVDVIRKMQVNRIHAAGFSGVGLGILLPKIRILEAPMLYESYQEIDLVKEKLYDELSQDFANRGYVLLGFAEAGFVYFFSKKPMSGADGLKSIRMWVWKSDAVAKTTLETFGIKTYPLHLADVNTGLETGMIDSFYSPPLAAIVFQWFSKIQYMLDYPMVNSTGALLIKKNIFDKLSKENQGIFKKTAKKYCGELIQLTRRDNQQALAVLRKEGIIFESPPKKQVTSFHEDAGKIYEKSIPQLYSKDLFNRVQDILRTYRTAH, encoded by the coding sequence ATGGCAGCTGCCACCACGACTATTAAAGTGGCTGTAGTTATGCCCGATGGAAGCACCTGGACCAACTCATTACGCAACATGACCGGTGAAATTGAAAAACAAACCGCGGGGGAGATTAAATTTAAAATTTATGCAGGAGGAGTCAGTGGCGATGAGGTGGACGTAATCAGGAAAATGCAGGTGAACCGTATTCACGCCGCCGGGTTTTCCGGTGTCGGGCTGGGGATACTGCTTCCTAAAATTCGTATTTTAGAAGCTCCGATGTTATATGAAAGTTACCAGGAAATCGATCTGGTTAAAGAAAAGCTGTATGATGAACTCTCACAAGATTTTGCAAACCGAGGCTATGTTCTGCTTGGTTTTGCAGAAGCAGGGTTTGTCTATTTTTTTTCCAAAAAACCCATGTCAGGAGCAGACGGACTTAAAAGCATCAGGATGTGGGTGTGGAAAAGCGATGCCGTTGCCAAAACCACTTTGGAAACCTTTGGCATCAAAACATACCCATTGCACCTGGCAGATGTGAATACAGGACTTGAGACAGGAATGATTGACTCTTTTTATTCTCCACCCCTGGCTGCCATCGTCTTTCAGTGGTTTTCCAAAATTCAATACATGTTGGATTATCCTATGGTCAATTCCACCGGTGCGTTACTGATAAAAAAGAATATATTTGATAAACTTTCTAAAGAGAACCAGGGGATTTTTAAAAAGACAGCTAAAAAATATTGCGGAGAATTAATCCAGCTTACCCGCAGGGACAATCAACAAGCCCTTGCTGTTTTACGAAAAGAAGGCATCATTTTTGAATCACCTCCCAAAAAGCAGGTCACTTCTTTCCATGAAGATGCCGGAAAGATATATGAAAAAAGCATTCCTCAATTATATTCCAAAGATCTGTTTAACAGGGTTCAGGACATTTTACGGACATATCGTACGGCGCATTAG
- a CDS encoding TRAP transporter small permease subunit encodes MRWIRKFDEFLAVCEKSLVVSFFSALILLITLNVISRNLLQVSFQKILEISPSLVLWMALLGSSLALRNQRHIKLEILFRFCSEQIKTFAIIAQSIFGMTVMWILFLVSIEFVGNEVTIFGKWGWISIIIPLFFAISFFRYFIQLINHMKADA; translated from the coding sequence ATGCGGTGGATTCGAAAATTTGATGAGTTTCTTGCAGTATGCGAAAAGTCGCTGGTGGTTTCTTTTTTTTCCGCACTTATTCTACTGATTACGCTTAATGTAATTTCAAGAAATCTACTCCAGGTTTCCTTTCAAAAAATTCTGGAAATATCTCCTTCGTTAGTACTCTGGATGGCTTTGCTCGGGTCATCGCTGGCCCTCAGAAATCAACGTCATATCAAACTGGAAATCCTGTTTCGCTTTTGTTCGGAACAGATTAAAACTTTTGCCATCATCGCCCAGAGCATCTTTGGAATGACGGTAATGTGGATATTGTTTTTAGTATCGATTGAATTTGTGGGAAACGAGGTCACGATTTTTGGAAAATGGGGATGGATTTCAATCATCATTCCCTTGTTTTTTGCCATATCCTTTTTCAGGTATTTTATTCAGTTAATAAATCATATGAAAGCCGATGCATGA
- a CDS encoding TRAP transporter large permease subunit produces the protein MMSITVLLIFIVVCFALIETPLFTVIAALSIVCLYFIEYDLQALQLIVIEMNRLASMPVLTALPLFTMVGCLLASTKAPERIMNFVQALLGWLPGGIAIAALFSCALFTALTGASGVTIVALGGVLFPILRRQNYKEKFSLGLLTTSGSLGLLFPPSLPIILYGIVSGIAILDIFKAALVPGILLVMVLSIYAFCHEAFSKETNRQKISFKTISWDRAKATFIAGMWDWPIIGIILVGVYGGFVTIVEVSAIVLVYVIITECFILKEIRFIKQVPGIMIESAMLSGAIIVILGFALGFTGYLVDEQIPNRILAYLTALTDNKYVFLAGLNLFLLAAGCIMDIFSALVIIVPIMIPIAVQYGIDPVHLCIIFLLNLEIGYSTPPVGINLFISSLKFEKPVTFLYRASVPYLLLLLGLLILITYVPVLSLFLV, from the coding sequence ATGATGAGTATCACAGTCCTGCTCATTTTTATTGTTGTTTGCTTTGCGCTCATAGAGACGCCGCTATTTACCGTAATAGCCGCCTTGTCGATTGTTTGCTTATATTTTATCGAATATGATCTGCAGGCGTTACAGCTGATCGTCATAGAGATGAATCGACTGGCCTCGATGCCGGTATTGACTGCGCTGCCGCTGTTTACCATGGTGGGATGTTTGCTGGCTTCGACCAAAGCGCCTGAACGGATCATGAATTTTGTCCAAGCGCTGTTAGGATGGCTTCCCGGGGGAATAGCAATAGCTGCGCTGTTCAGTTGTGCTTTGTTTACGGCACTTACAGGTGCCAGTGGCGTAACCATTGTGGCTTTAGGTGGTGTTTTGTTTCCCATATTGCGTCGACAAAACTATAAGGAAAAGTTTTCGCTCGGGTTGCTGACCACATCCGGAAGCCTTGGACTGTTATTTCCCCCCAGCCTGCCCATCATTCTTTACGGTATTGTATCCGGGATTGCCATACTCGATATTTTCAAGGCGGCTTTGGTGCCGGGGATCCTGTTGGTGATGGTGTTATCGATTTATGCCTTCTGTCATGAAGCCTTTTCCAAGGAGACTAATAGGCAAAAAATATCGTTTAAAACGATATCATGGGATCGGGCAAAAGCGACTTTTATTGCCGGGATGTGGGACTGGCCGATTATCGGAATTATCCTTGTCGGAGTCTACGGGGGTTTTGTGACAATTGTGGAAGTATCGGCGATTGTTCTGGTCTATGTAATCATAACCGAATGTTTTATTTTAAAGGAAATACGATTTATCAAGCAGGTCCCCGGTATAATGATTGAAAGTGCGATGCTGTCGGGAGCGATTATCGTAATCCTGGGGTTTGCTCTGGGCTTTACCGGATATCTGGTCGATGAACAGATACCCAACCGCATACTTGCTTATTTAACAGCGCTTACCGATAATAAGTATGTTTTTCTGGCAGGGCTCAATCTTTTTTTACTGGCAGCCGGCTGTATTATGGATATTTTTTCCGCCCTTGTCATTATCGTGCCGATTATGATTCCGATTGCCGTGCAGTACGGCATTGACCCGGTTCATCTTTGCATCATCTTTTTGCTAAATCTTGAGATCGGTTACTCCACACCACCTGTGGGGATTAACCTGTTCATTTCCAGCCTTAAATTTGAAAAACCGGTTACATTTCTGTATCGAGCGTCGGTTCCCTATCTTCTGTTACTGCTCGGTCTGCTTATCCTGATAACGTATGTTCCTGTATTGAGTCTATTTCTTGTTTGA
- a CDS encoding energy transducer TonB: MKRIFLAAIISLGLHGLLFSMETEWFAEINAAMPESHQITISLVHRLPKKPEIKPSVKHKPKYVRKKKPLQKNIKPSAIEKKETSNEAKSRPDPEKPEPAKPTKELFSDHTPEPSPVISSAPTDHQAVIHTSQSLLEAKPMYRVNPPPLYPLIARKRGYQGHVILEALINQQGKVIDIRVFSSSGHSILDKAAMASVKKWSFQPGMLGTEKIEMWVRVPIRFRLN, translated from the coding sequence GTGAAACGGATTTTCCTTGCAGCTATTATTTCTCTTGGTCTTCATGGGCTTCTGTTCAGCATGGAAACCGAATGGTTTGCGGAAATCAATGCTGCCATGCCCGAATCTCATCAAATCACCATATCCCTTGTTCACCGGTTGCCAAAAAAGCCTGAAATAAAACCCTCTGTAAAACACAAACCCAAATATGTCCGTAAAAAAAAGCCACTGCAAAAAAATATCAAACCGTCTGCGATTGAAAAAAAAGAGACATCAAATGAAGCTAAATCCAGGCCTGATCCAGAAAAACCGGAACCCGCTAAACCAACCAAAGAATTATTTTCCGACCATACCCCTGAGCCCTCACCGGTCATTTCTTCGGCGCCAACGGACCATCAAGCAGTCATTCACACCTCGCAATCCTTACTGGAGGCCAAGCCAATGTACCGGGTAAACCCTCCTCCTTTATATCCCCTTATTGCAAGAAAAAGAGGCTATCAGGGTCATGTTATTCTGGAAGCTTTGATTAACCAACAAGGCAAAGTTATTGACATAAGGGTTTTTTCATCAAGCGGACACTCGATACTTGATAAAGCCGCCATGGCTTCTGTTAAGAAATGGTCCTTTCAACCGGGTATGTTAGGCACAGAAAAAATCGAAATGTGGGTCAGGGTTCCCATACGATTCAGGTTAAATTAG
- a CDS encoding biopolymer transporter ExbD gives MKLNAYKRKNPRIEMLPLIDVVFLLLVFFIYAMLSMAVHRGLTLSLPSSSTAEIDKKLVLSVSIKSDGTIYLDKYPVGLEGLTEALKLKAKDETDPGVLLFADRSISYQKLFKVLDRIQLAGIHRVSLQADSEKTP, from the coding sequence ATGAAGCTCAACGCATACAAAAGGAAAAATCCCAGAATTGAAATGCTTCCCTTAATCGACGTTGTTTTTCTGCTTCTGGTTTTTTTCATATATGCCATGCTGTCCATGGCGGTACATCGTGGTTTAACATTATCGCTCCCCTCTTCATCTACTGCTGAAATCGACAAAAAGCTGGTTTTATCCGTCAGTATAAAATCAGACGGAACCATTTATCTGGATAAATACCCGGTTGGTCTTGAAGGTCTTACCGAAGCTTTAAAACTCAAAGCCAAAGATGAAACTGACCCCGGTGTGCTTCTGTTTGCCGATCGCAGCATTTCTTATCAGAAACTTTTTAAAGTCCTGGACCGTATTCAGTTGGCCGGTATTCATCGGGTTTCACTCCAGGCGGATTCGGAAAAAACACCGTGA
- a CDS encoding MotA/TolQ/ExbB proton channel family protein, whose product MLHIFINGGPVMYPLLVCSLIVLTVIIERIIFWIHLDKNRNQLLLNEVLELCRKGDWEVVKQKTIGSKDYIIKILITGILHRKFSMIKAMESAAAEEIKRMRRYMNILDTMITVAPLLGIFGTVIGIILSFEVLGTSGIEHPEAVTAGISQALITTATGLGIAILTVFPYNYFNSRVENAAISIEKYATSLEIVYEKLVCSSTNRSGNLP is encoded by the coding sequence ATGCTCCATATCTTCATCAACGGCGGGCCGGTCATGTACCCGCTTTTAGTCTGTTCCCTTATAGTTTTGACCGTCATCATCGAACGGATTATTTTCTGGATTCATTTGGACAAAAACCGAAATCAGCTTCTGTTAAATGAAGTTCTTGAACTTTGCCGGAAAGGAGACTGGGAAGTTGTAAAACAAAAGACAATCGGTTCAAAAGACTACATCATAAAGATCCTGATTACCGGCATTCTCCATAGAAAATTTTCCATGATCAAGGCGATGGAATCTGCCGCTGCGGAAGAAATCAAGCGTATGCGCCGATATATGAACATTTTAGATACCATGATCACGGTAGCACCGCTTTTGGGAATCTTCGGAACCGTGATCGGCATTATCCTGTCATTTGAAGTTCTTGGGACCTCGGGAATTGAACATCCCGAAGCCGTTACTGCAGGCATTTCCCAGGCACTCATTACCACCGCTACCGGACTTGGAATCGCCATCCTTACTGTTTTCCCCTATAACTATTTCAACTCACGCGTGGAAAATGCCGCCATTTCTATTGAAAAATATGCCACCAGTCTTGAAATTGTTTATGAAAAACTGGTTTGTTCTTCAACAAACCGGTCTGGGAATTTGCCATGA
- a CDS encoding adenosylcobinamide amidohydrolase produces MKSIIKLFTDIFLTLLVILFGFSPALSDPVKFIDSRGKMIVIEKKPERVVSLVPSISEIIFKLGAGDSIKAVTYHDTFPGEAALKETVGGFFSPSLKAIEALQPDMIFLSSMHEKVIKKFSHGKCTLVDLKTDSISDSYNNIYLLGNIFDKNKNAAVIVAEIKNSLKLIEKKTSLIPESKRKRVLRLMGGDTVMTPGDDSFQNEMIRAAGAIPPVLGRNGDIVVINQEEWRRFNPQVIYGCGGDREIANNLFNRPGWKDVDAIKNRNIFYFPCDLTCRVSTHTGYFVSWLSSVIYADEFSHKENQVLKDRVFKSRRLDLNLDYIKDARILYSHIQDFQHKTLVIHFTQPLSVVSTLEGQRKAIESVGNHYSPPPYWRIGHRSGIRGIRESVYPVIGQSEKNSSFLFTGANMDHLVIQKKRFKQMEVRALVTAGVKSNAIRMSKDAGRYYEPGTINIILLPNMKLTSRAMTRAIISATEAKTTALMDLDIRSSYLTKLHRATGTGTDNIIVVQGQGIRIDRSGGHTKMGELISKAVYDAVLKAIFKQNAFYAGRNIFQRLKERRISIYNLVSSVNCDCMPEKSKTLVTLEAILLDPVFSGFLQSALALSDDYQKGLIDNLSLYNLQCKRIAEKIAGKKIAGLKDLVEIDDVPLVLRSALNALLNGIYFSNNGI; encoded by the coding sequence TTGAAATCAATCATTAAATTATTTACCGATATTTTTCTAACTTTGCTGGTCATTTTATTTGGCTTTTCCCCTGCCCTGTCCGATCCGGTAAAATTTATCGATTCCCGGGGAAAAATGATTGTCATTGAAAAAAAGCCGGAAAGGGTTGTGTCTCTTGTGCCCTCTATTAGCGAAATCATATTTAAACTCGGTGCCGGTGATTCGATTAAGGCAGTCACTTATCATGACACTTTTCCCGGTGAAGCGGCTTTAAAAGAGACCGTCGGGGGATTTTTTTCACCTTCGCTCAAGGCGATTGAAGCATTGCAGCCGGATATGATTTTTCTCTCCAGTATGCATGAAAAAGTAATAAAAAAGTTCTCCCATGGAAAGTGCACCCTTGTTGACCTTAAAACGGACTCCATATCAGACAGTTATAACAACATCTATTTATTGGGAAATATATTTGATAAAAATAAAAATGCCGCCGTCATCGTAGCAGAAATAAAAAACAGCCTGAAGCTCATTGAAAAAAAAACAAGCCTAATCCCAGAATCTAAACGGAAAAGGGTTTTGCGCCTGATGGGCGGTGACACGGTGATGACGCCAGGAGATGATTCTTTTCAAAATGAGATGATCAGGGCCGCAGGAGCTATTCCGCCTGTGCTTGGTAGAAATGGAGATATCGTAGTTATTAACCAAGAAGAGTGGAGAAGGTTCAACCCGCAGGTGATTTACGGCTGTGGAGGTGACAGAGAAATCGCTAATAATCTCTTTAATCGACCAGGCTGGAAAGATGTGGACGCCATAAAAAACAGAAATATATTCTACTTCCCCTGCGATCTGACATGCAGGGTATCCACCCATACCGGCTATTTTGTCTCATGGCTCTCATCCGTGATTTATGCAGATGAGTTTTCCCATAAAGAAAATCAGGTTCTTAAAGATCGGGTATTTAAATCACGCAGACTCGATTTAAATCTTGATTATATTAAAGACGCCCGGATTCTGTACAGTCACATCCAAGATTTTCAGCATAAAACCCTGGTGATTCATTTTACCCAACCGTTATCTGTGGTTTCAACCCTTGAAGGGCAACGCAAAGCGATAGAATCGGTCGGTAACCATTACTCCCCTCCGCCATACTGGAGAATCGGCCATAGATCCGGTATAAGGGGGATAAGGGAAAGTGTATATCCGGTTATTGGTCAATCGGAGAAAAACTCCAGCTTTCTGTTTACCGGTGCTAATATGGACCACCTTGTCATACAGAAGAAAAGATTTAAGCAAATGGAAGTCCGGGCACTGGTCACAGCGGGTGTCAAATCGAATGCCATCAGGATGTCAAAGGATGCGGGCAGATATTATGAACCGGGAACCATTAACATCATCCTTTTGCCGAACATGAAACTCACTTCACGAGCCATGACCCGGGCAATTATCAGTGCGACTGAGGCAAAGACTACCGCCTTAATGGATCTGGACATCAGAAGCAGCTATTTAACAAAGCTGCACCGTGCCACCGGTACGGGAACGGATAATATCATTGTGGTGCAAGGCCAAGGAATAAGGATTGATCGCTCCGGCGGTCATACCAAGATGGGAGAACTCATCTCAAAGGCGGTTTATGATGCTGTCCTGAAAGCAATTTTCAAGCAAAATGCTTTTTATGCGGGCCGCAATATTTTCCAGCGTCTCAAGGAAAGAAGGATAAGCATTTACAACCTGGTATCTTCCGTTAACTGCGACTGTATGCCGGAAAAAAGCAAAACTTTGGTTACATTAGAAGCAATTCTTCTTGATCCTGTATTTTCCGGTTTTCTCCAATCGGCCCTCGCATTAAGTGATGACTATCAAAAGGGGCTGATAGACAATCTTTCCTTATACAATCTTCAGTGCAAAAGGATTGCAGAAAAGATAGCCGGCAAAAAAATTGCCGGATTAAAAGATCTTGTTGAAATTGATGATGTTCCGCTGGTGTTGAGATCCGCCCTGAACGCACTGCTAAATGGTATTTATTTTTCTAACAATGGTATTTGA
- a CDS encoding TonB-dependent receptor produces the protein MKKFICCMFVVTALILPGSVQAQGDSTDKSSVTMMEETVVTAGRVKEKKKEITSNITVIGQEEIKNSSATNLGDLLIQKGIGHSHKYPGGLTSIGIRAFRSSSTGIDLEGYVIILLDGHRIATGNASKVMTKNIEKVEIIRGPASVQYGSAAMGGIVNVITKQGKGKPTFFVESMLGSFDYLEKSVGFSGKVNVFDFSGSFSRSKMDDYDTADNTDGDRYYNSGFHREDNTSLNIGAEFLPGNRIGVIYTNYEGDNLGNPGGLYQNDLDDYKDSINRSVNLTYDGQTSEGLFSWKARYYEGKEKSKWFDPTLSNPDFMDDDLPNKYTVDHKGSQAQVSFNQDYLLLTAGFDWMNYETKDDTYSPKSTEYDNPAYFLLAKTRFLEKRLIFSGGLRYDEYEVEIKEGEGGKEDDNNLSPNFGAAYLLTDYLKIRANYGEAFKMPSAQQLAGRYTVFGTNYIGNPNLDPEQSKTYEGGADFSYASLNVSLTYFHTDFKDKIEHDGGWPDRTWINIGKAEMAGFEGELSYDIGTLFDWDFQLKPYASFVRLTKYKDEETHEDLKYTSDWNVSYGIQLSEYNGLSANLNIAYVGKQDIDDWRSAGPPTWTAPVVEKGSFNVANLTISKKIADTEKLGDLTLKAEVENLFDKDYEYVKDYPMPGRSFFLGLRYDY, from the coding sequence ATGAAAAAGTTTATTTGTTGTATGTTTGTGGTCACAGCTCTAATACTTCCCGGCTCTGTTCAGGCCCAGGGAGATTCAACGGACAAAAGTTCCGTCACCATGATGGAGGAAACGGTAGTCACCGCCGGAAGAGTCAAAGAAAAGAAAAAGGAAATCACCTCCAATATCACCGTGATAGGCCAAGAAGAGATAAAAAACTCTTCGGCAACCAATTTGGGTGATTTATTGATTCAAAAAGGAATCGGACACTCCCATAAATACCCTGGCGGACTGACCTCAATCGGAATCAGAGCATTTAGGTCGTCATCAACCGGTATCGATCTTGAAGGATACGTGATTATTTTGCTGGATGGGCATCGGATCGCCACGGGAAATGCGTCCAAAGTCATGACCAAAAACATTGAAAAGGTGGAAATAATAAGAGGACCCGCCTCAGTTCAGTACGGTTCGGCCGCCATGGGCGGGATAGTCAATGTCATTACCAAGCAGGGAAAAGGTAAACCCACATTTTTTGTTGAAAGCATGTTAGGTAGTTTCGATTATCTTGAAAAAAGTGTCGGTTTCTCCGGGAAAGTGAATGTTTTCGATTTTTCCGGCAGTTTCAGCAGATCCAAAATGGATGATTATGACACGGCCGATAATACAGACGGTGACAGGTACTATAACTCAGGTTTTCACCGGGAAGATAACACCAGTTTAAATATCGGCGCCGAATTTTTACCCGGCAATCGTATCGGAGTGATTTATACCAATTACGAGGGCGATAACCTAGGAAACCCCGGTGGTCTGTATCAAAATGACCTTGATGATTATAAAGATTCTATCAATCGATCAGTAAACCTTACTTATGACGGCCAGACTTCAGAGGGTCTTTTTTCCTGGAAGGCCAGGTATTACGAAGGGAAAGAAAAAAGCAAATGGTTTGATCCTACGTTGAGCAACCCTGATTTTATGGATGATGACCTTCCCAATAAATATACGGTTGATCATAAGGGGTCACAGGCTCAGGTCTCTTTCAACCAAGACTACTTGCTTTTAACTGCAGGTTTTGACTGGATGAATTACGAAACCAAAGATGATACATACAGTCCGAAAAGTACCGAATATGACAACCCGGCCTATTTTCTTTTGGCCAAAACCAGGTTTTTGGAAAAAAGGCTTATTTTTTCCGGCGGCTTGAGATACGATGAATACGAAGTTGAAATAAAGGAAGGCGAAGGGGGGAAAGAAGACGATAACAACCTTTCCCCCAATTTTGGTGCGGCCTACCTTCTCACCGACTATTTAAAAATCAGGGCCAACTATGGAGAAGCATTCAAAATGCCGTCTGCTCAGCAACTGGCTGGAAGATATACCGTATTTGGAACCAACTACATCGGCAACCCCAACCTTGACCCTGAACAAAGCAAAACCTATGAAGGCGGAGCGGATTTCTCATACGCCTCCTTAAACGTGTCGCTGACTTACTTTCATACTGATTTTAAAGATAAGATCGAGCATGACGGCGGATGGCCGGACAGAACCTGGATTAACATAGGTAAAGCGGAAATGGCAGGTTTCGAGGGCGAGCTTTCATATGATATCGGAACCCTTTTTGACTGGGATTTTCAACTAAAACCCTATGCCAGCTTTGTTCGTCTTACCAAATACAAAGATGAGGAGACACATGAAGACCTCAAATACACATCGGATTGGAATGTATCATACGGGATCCAATTATCCGAATATAACGGCCTTTCCGCCAACCTTAATATTGCCTATGTCGGTAAGCAGGATATTGATGACTGGAGAAGCGCCGGTCCTCCGACCTGGACAGCTCCGGTGGTGGAAAAGGGGTCATTTAACGTGGCCAACCTGACTATTTCCAAAAAAATAGCAGATACGGAAAAATTAGGAGATCTAACCCTGAAAGCTGAAGTTGAAAATCTGTTTGATAAAGATTATGAGTACGTAAAGGATTATCCCATGCCCGGAAGAAGTTTCTTTTTAGGGTTAAGATACGACTATTAA
- a CDS encoding Maf family protein, whose translation MQHNPRLILASMSPRRSYLLEQAGLRFTVIPSGFDENLISPSTPESYVKALAEAKATDISRKYPESWVIGADTIVVINGTILGKPDSKQQARTMLKSLSGKTHQVYTGYCICCRAKEIVFLDTVKTDVLFKNLSDREVEWYINTSEPFDKAGAYAIQGLGTFIVKSIKGSYTNVVGLPVCEVIEFLIQQSVTDLKL comes from the coding sequence TTGCAGCATAATCCTCGGTTAATACTGGCTTCCATGTCTCCGCGACGCAGTTATCTTTTAGAGCAGGCTGGTCTTAGATTTACTGTTATTCCCAGCGGTTTTGATGAGAACCTGATATCTCCCTCAACGCCTGAATCTTATGTAAAAGCCCTTGCTGAAGCAAAAGCGACCGACATATCCAGGAAATATCCTGAAAGCTGGGTGATTGGAGCCGACACCATTGTGGTGATAAACGGTACTATCCTGGGCAAGCCCGATTCAAAGCAGCAGGCCCGCACCATGTTAAAAAGTCTTAGCGGCAAAACACACCAGGTATATACGGGTTACTGCATCTGCTGCCGTGCCAAAGAAATAGTTTTTTTAGATACGGTTAAAACAGATGTACTCTTTAAAAATCTGTCAGATAGAGAGGTCGAATGGTATATAAATACATCGGAGCCTTTTGACAAGGCCGGTGCCTATGCGATTCAAGGCCTTGGCACCTTTATTGTGAAAAGCATCAAAGGTTCCTACACCAATGTGGTGGGGCTTCCGGTTTGTGAGGTCATCGAATTTCTGATCCAACAAAGTGTTACCGATTTGAAACTGTAA